The following are encoded together in the Chaetodon auriga isolate fChaAug3 chromosome 4, fChaAug3.hap1, whole genome shotgun sequence genome:
- the LOC143320164 gene encoding uncharacterized protein LOC143320164 isoform X2 has protein sequence MAFANLFTRLSAVEEDVRSPGRPAFTHRNETENSRKRKTQAEQTGPNKKTAQNVTPDHFKAMHYRMRNTASEHASAGFNKEVMHGPSDTAGHDNMCHKGQTSKTTKYPHVNKQQEWKKKTKGQKNQHRQKDRGRHANRGGSHQTRPTFRKGGDDRKNRHDKQDFHVKRTRFMTQEFKDQNVLLVDGRLLCRHFLWGRCIKGDDCQLEHVQGYNNLVKEVCKFYVQGLCTKGESCPYMHKSFPCKFFHRKGKCSQGADCRFSHEPLNDITSELLDKALKRENDLYELAKTAEQKSSGQPVDADESKIIDANTTPDVLIQPLRPNFYQSADTNPEEEALLCQTEELADNMEEVVPPHASDAAQPHSPPSTNLQHEEPVCYSVEAVLGPQLSKPFPCFFTTPRSQEFAPLSSSDCTSGSANQSQVPYSVDAVLRSCKSVEKSTFGHMPTPPTAQTVSYSPKTSFEDITDPPLSSETQNKKLLYSSNTRKEANKSQEQMFKSLSSLQMRTGLISKTCSNRSPASEDHKEQSGNMPESPKPQQASQEVKFESSQLPVGITCSVESESEGGLPFGPTKHKNIFSRPRHESSASKHPPQLSVLTSDSHASFKPFTQFKGGAAALAELVTSPVKSSDSADSVSHHFTAKQPTEIPLPSKETQSGTKQHYSTETTADRSNEMAHCGDLAAGCKKTLKRPFHSLFASPIADTLQPVENCGTDSSCAQGVTQSPCAAPPSADCASNHLKTAPEPSKPSASSFLSLFAAPLSAAPLPCVQPQPDHSRTDDTTHFSGSKQRASDIPQVRTDGREICHTPRFSNFSPDPKIGRDSSTERIDPPAKQPVCPVSSLVSDSLSEASTSPAPCADSPSTSHQQLPEDSSHKATANPVLRTLFLCLSPYQQDGEQQGCIQISVPSESEKMDKSGTCVFTTQQQKSKRKGRRKKKHETTDSREQSTEKAEQQPSHRSPHISSEASGGSTPSGAGVTEPQGTDSDSSPFKPAAPLTQHHTQPRLKHTSEEGERVNGSMAATPLKELFKTLDTAVFHSGH, from the exons ACTGCTCAAAACGTTACACCCGATCACTTCAAGGCCATGCATTACCGTATGCGTAACACTGCTAGTGAACATGCGAGTGCTGGCTTCAACAAAGAAGTGATGCATGGCCCCAGTGATACAGCTGGCCATGACAACATGTGCCACAAAGGTCAGACTTCCAAAACTACAAAATACCCTCACGTGAACAAGCAACAAGAgtggaaaaagaagacaaagggGCAGAAAAATCAGCATCgacagaaggacagagggagacatgCCAATAGAGGTGGAAGCCATCAGACTAGACCTACTTTTAGAAAAGGTGGAGACGACAGGAAAAATAGGCATGATAAGCAG GACTTCCACGTGAAACGAACGAGGTTCATGACGCAGGAGTTCAAAGACCAGAATGTTTTGTTGGTGGATGGGCGGTTACTTTGTCGCCATTTCCTCTGGGGAAGGTGCATCAAG GGTGACGACTGCCAGCTGGAACATGTTCAGGGTTACAACAATCTGGTCAAAGAAGTGTGCAAATTCTACGTCCAGGGTCTCTGCACAAAAGGGGAGAGCTGCCCATACATGCACAA GTCCTTCCCCTGCAAGTTCTTCCATAGAAAAGGAAAATGCTCTCAAGGAGCGGATTGCAGGTTCTCCCATGAGCCTCTTAATGACATCACTAGTGAACTGTTGGATAAG GCATTAAAACGGGAAAATGACCTTTATGAACTtgcaaaaacagctgaacagaAGTCTTCTGGACAACCAGTGGACGCAGACGAGTCCAAAATCATAGATGCAAATACAACCCCTGATGTACTCATACAGCCACTCAG GCCTAACTTTTACCAAAGTGCAGACACAAATCCTGAGGAGGAGGCCTTGCTCTGTCAGACTGAAGAACTGGCTGATAACATGGAGGAAGTGGTCCCACCACATGCATCCGATGCTGCCCAACCCCACAGCCCCCCGTCAACGAACCTTCAGCATGAGGAGCCAGTTTGTTATTCAGTTGAAGCAGTGCTTGGACCTCAGCTGTCCAAACCTTTCCCGTGTTTCTTCACAACTCCCAGAAGTCAAGAATTtgcccctctgtcctcttctgaTTGCACGTCAGGGTCTGCAAACCAAAGCCAAGTTCCCTACTCTGTCGATGCCGTTCTCAGGTCTTGTAAATCAGTGGAAAAGTCTACCTTTGGTCACATGCCTACCCCTCCCACTGCACAAACTGTATCCTATAGCCCAAAAACTAGCTTTGAAGACATCACCGATCCTCCGCTAAGCTCAGAAACCCAAAATAAGAAGCTCTTGTATTCTTCAAATACcagaaaagaagcaaacaaatcCCAGGAGCAAATGTTCAAGAGCCTGTCATCCCTCCAAATGCGAACCGGCCTGATTTCAAAGACCTGCTCGAATCGTTCTCCGGCCTCTGAGGATCACAAGGAACAAAGTGGGAATATGCCAGAATCCCCGAAACCTCAACAAGCTTCTCAGGAAGTCAAGTTTGAGTCGTCACAGCTGCCTGTGGGTATAACATGCTCTGtggagagtgaaagtgaaggtGGTCTTCCTTTTGGACCCACcaagcacaaaaacattttctcaaggCCCCGCCATGAGTCATCTGCTTCCAAACATCCTCCACAGCTCTCTGTTTTGACATCTGACTCACACGCCTCTTTCAAGCCTTTCACTCAGTTTaaaggtggagctgctgctcttgCTGAACTTGTCACCAGCCCCGTTAAATCAAGCGATTCTGCAGACTCTGTCAGTCATCATTTTACAGCCAAACAGCCCACTGAGATCCCCCTGCCCTCCAAAGAGACACAATCTGGCACAAAACAACATTATTCCACTGAAACCACAGCGGACCGCAGCAATGAAATGGCACATTGTGGTGATTTGGCAGCTGGATGTAAAAAGACCCTGAAAAGACCCTTTCACAGCCTTTTTGCAAGCCCCATCGCTGACACTCTACAGCCTGTAGAAAACTGTGGAACAGATTCCTCATGTGCTCAAGGCGTAACTCAGTCTCCCTGTGCTGCTCCACCATCAGCCGATTGCGCAAGTAATCATCTTAAAACTGCGCCTGAACCCAGCAAACCCTCTGCCAGCTCCTTCCTCAGCCTTTTTGCCGCCCCTCTCAGTGCTGCTCCTCTCCCATGTGTGCAGCCTCAGCCGGATCATTCAAGGACTGATGATACAACTCATTTCTCAGGCTCCAAACAAAGAGCCTCTGATATCCCACAGGTTAGAACTGATGGCAGAGAAATCTGTCATACGCCAAGATTCTCTAATTTCTCCCCTGATCCTAAAATAGGAAGAGACAGTTCAACTGAGCGTATAGATCCACCTGCAAAGCAGCCGGTGTGTCCCGTCAGTAGCCTTGTGTCTGATTCTCTCAGTGAGGCGTCTACCAGTCCAGCTCCTTGTGCTGACAGTCCATCTACAAGCCATCAGCAGCTGCCTGAAGACTCATCACATAAAG CCACTGCAAATCCAGTGCTGAGGACTCTGTTTCTGTGCCTGAGCCCGTACCAACAGGACGGAGAGCAGCAGGGCTGTATTCAGATCAGCGTCCCTTCAG aaagtgaaaagaTGGACAAAAGCGGAACGTGTGTTTTTACGACGCAACAGCAGAAGAGTAAAAGAAAGGGACGAAGAAAGAAGAAGCACGAG ACTACAGATTCCCGCGAACAGTCGACggagaaagcagagcagcagccttCTCACCGGTCTCCTCACATCTCCTCAGAGGCATCAGGCGGGTCGACCCCCAGCGGTGCAGGAGTGACTGAACCTCAGGGGACAGACTCTGACAGCTCGCCATTCAAACCAGCGGCACCACTGACGCAGCATCACACCCAACCAAGACTGAAGCACACTTCAGAGGAAGGAGAGCGGGTGAATGGGAGCATGGCAGCGACGCCACTCAAGGAGCTTTTTAAGACTTTAGACACTGCAGTTTTCCACAGTGGACATTAA
- the LOC143320164 gene encoding uncharacterized protein LOC143320164 isoform X1: MAFANLFTRLSAVEEDVRSPGRPAFTHRNETENSRKRKTQAEQTGPNKKTAQNVTPDHFKAMHYRMRNTASEHASAGFNKEVMHGPSDTAGHDNMCHKGQTSKTTKYPHVNKQQEWKKKTKGQKNQHRQKDRGRHANRGGSHQTRPTFRKGGDDRKNRHDKQDFHVKRTRFMTQEFKDQNVLLVDGRLLCRHFLWGRCIKGDDCQLEHVQGYNNLVKEVCKFYVQGLCTKGESCPYMHKSFPCKFFHRKGKCSQGADCRFSHEPLNDITSELLDKALKRENDLYELAKTAEQKSSGQPVDADESKIIDANTTPDVLIQPLRPNFYQSADTNPEEEALLCQTEELADNMEEVVPPHASDAAQPHSPPSTNLQHEEPVCYSVEAVLGPQLSKPFPCFFTTPRSQEFAPLSSSDCTSGSANQSQVPYSVDAVLRSCKSVEKSTFGHMPTPPTAQTVSYSPKTSFEDITDPPLSSETQNKKLLYSSNTRKEANKSQEQMFKSLSSLQMRTGLISKTCSNRSPASEDHKEQSGNMPESPKPQQASQEVKFESSQLPVGITCSVESESEGGLPFGPTKHKNIFSRPRHESSASKHPPQLSVLTSDSHASFKPFTQFKGGAAALAELVTSPVKSSDSADSVSHHFTAKQPTEIPLPSKETQSGTKQHYSTETTADRSNEMAHCGDLAAGCKKTLKRPFHSLFASPIADTLQPVENCGTDSSCAQGVTQSPCAAPPSADCASNHLKTAPEPSKPSASSFLSLFAAPLSAAPLPCVQPQPDHSRTDDTTHFSGSKQRASDIPQVRTDGREICHTPRFSNFSPDPKIGRDSSTERIDPPAKQPVCPVSSLVSDSLSEASTSPAPCADSPSTSHQQLPEDSSHKAATANPVLRTLFLCLSPYQQDGEQQGCIQISVPSESEKMDKSGTCVFTTQQQKSKRKGRRKKKHETTDSREQSTEKAEQQPSHRSPHISSEASGGSTPSGAGVTEPQGTDSDSSPFKPAAPLTQHHTQPRLKHTSEEGERVNGSMAATPLKELFKTLDTAVFHSGH, encoded by the exons ACTGCTCAAAACGTTACACCCGATCACTTCAAGGCCATGCATTACCGTATGCGTAACACTGCTAGTGAACATGCGAGTGCTGGCTTCAACAAAGAAGTGATGCATGGCCCCAGTGATACAGCTGGCCATGACAACATGTGCCACAAAGGTCAGACTTCCAAAACTACAAAATACCCTCACGTGAACAAGCAACAAGAgtggaaaaagaagacaaagggGCAGAAAAATCAGCATCgacagaaggacagagggagacatgCCAATAGAGGTGGAAGCCATCAGACTAGACCTACTTTTAGAAAAGGTGGAGACGACAGGAAAAATAGGCATGATAAGCAG GACTTCCACGTGAAACGAACGAGGTTCATGACGCAGGAGTTCAAAGACCAGAATGTTTTGTTGGTGGATGGGCGGTTACTTTGTCGCCATTTCCTCTGGGGAAGGTGCATCAAG GGTGACGACTGCCAGCTGGAACATGTTCAGGGTTACAACAATCTGGTCAAAGAAGTGTGCAAATTCTACGTCCAGGGTCTCTGCACAAAAGGGGAGAGCTGCCCATACATGCACAA GTCCTTCCCCTGCAAGTTCTTCCATAGAAAAGGAAAATGCTCTCAAGGAGCGGATTGCAGGTTCTCCCATGAGCCTCTTAATGACATCACTAGTGAACTGTTGGATAAG GCATTAAAACGGGAAAATGACCTTTATGAACTtgcaaaaacagctgaacagaAGTCTTCTGGACAACCAGTGGACGCAGACGAGTCCAAAATCATAGATGCAAATACAACCCCTGATGTACTCATACAGCCACTCAG GCCTAACTTTTACCAAAGTGCAGACACAAATCCTGAGGAGGAGGCCTTGCTCTGTCAGACTGAAGAACTGGCTGATAACATGGAGGAAGTGGTCCCACCACATGCATCCGATGCTGCCCAACCCCACAGCCCCCCGTCAACGAACCTTCAGCATGAGGAGCCAGTTTGTTATTCAGTTGAAGCAGTGCTTGGACCTCAGCTGTCCAAACCTTTCCCGTGTTTCTTCACAACTCCCAGAAGTCAAGAATTtgcccctctgtcctcttctgaTTGCACGTCAGGGTCTGCAAACCAAAGCCAAGTTCCCTACTCTGTCGATGCCGTTCTCAGGTCTTGTAAATCAGTGGAAAAGTCTACCTTTGGTCACATGCCTACCCCTCCCACTGCACAAACTGTATCCTATAGCCCAAAAACTAGCTTTGAAGACATCACCGATCCTCCGCTAAGCTCAGAAACCCAAAATAAGAAGCTCTTGTATTCTTCAAATACcagaaaagaagcaaacaaatcCCAGGAGCAAATGTTCAAGAGCCTGTCATCCCTCCAAATGCGAACCGGCCTGATTTCAAAGACCTGCTCGAATCGTTCTCCGGCCTCTGAGGATCACAAGGAACAAAGTGGGAATATGCCAGAATCCCCGAAACCTCAACAAGCTTCTCAGGAAGTCAAGTTTGAGTCGTCACAGCTGCCTGTGGGTATAACATGCTCTGtggagagtgaaagtgaaggtGGTCTTCCTTTTGGACCCACcaagcacaaaaacattttctcaaggCCCCGCCATGAGTCATCTGCTTCCAAACATCCTCCACAGCTCTCTGTTTTGACATCTGACTCACACGCCTCTTTCAAGCCTTTCACTCAGTTTaaaggtggagctgctgctcttgCTGAACTTGTCACCAGCCCCGTTAAATCAAGCGATTCTGCAGACTCTGTCAGTCATCATTTTACAGCCAAACAGCCCACTGAGATCCCCCTGCCCTCCAAAGAGACACAATCTGGCACAAAACAACATTATTCCACTGAAACCACAGCGGACCGCAGCAATGAAATGGCACATTGTGGTGATTTGGCAGCTGGATGTAAAAAGACCCTGAAAAGACCCTTTCACAGCCTTTTTGCAAGCCCCATCGCTGACACTCTACAGCCTGTAGAAAACTGTGGAACAGATTCCTCATGTGCTCAAGGCGTAACTCAGTCTCCCTGTGCTGCTCCACCATCAGCCGATTGCGCAAGTAATCATCTTAAAACTGCGCCTGAACCCAGCAAACCCTCTGCCAGCTCCTTCCTCAGCCTTTTTGCCGCCCCTCTCAGTGCTGCTCCTCTCCCATGTGTGCAGCCTCAGCCGGATCATTCAAGGACTGATGATACAACTCATTTCTCAGGCTCCAAACAAAGAGCCTCTGATATCCCACAGGTTAGAACTGATGGCAGAGAAATCTGTCATACGCCAAGATTCTCTAATTTCTCCCCTGATCCTAAAATAGGAAGAGACAGTTCAACTGAGCGTATAGATCCACCTGCAAAGCAGCCGGTGTGTCCCGTCAGTAGCCTTGTGTCTGATTCTCTCAGTGAGGCGTCTACCAGTCCAGCTCCTTGTGCTGACAGTCCATCTACAAGCCATCAGCAGCTGCCTGAAGACTCATCACATAAAG CAGCCACTGCAAATCCAGTGCTGAGGACTCTGTTTCTGTGCCTGAGCCCGTACCAACAGGACGGAGAGCAGCAGGGCTGTATTCAGATCAGCGTCCCTTCAG aaagtgaaaagaTGGACAAAAGCGGAACGTGTGTTTTTACGACGCAACAGCAGAAGAGTAAAAGAAAGGGACGAAGAAAGAAGAAGCACGAG ACTACAGATTCCCGCGAACAGTCGACggagaaagcagagcagcagccttCTCACCGGTCTCCTCACATCTCCTCAGAGGCATCAGGCGGGTCGACCCCCAGCGGTGCAGGAGTGACTGAACCTCAGGGGACAGACTCTGACAGCTCGCCATTCAAACCAGCGGCACCACTGACGCAGCATCACACCCAACCAAGACTGAAGCACACTTCAGAGGAAGGAGAGCGGGTGAATGGGAGCATGGCAGCGACGCCACTCAAGGAGCTTTTTAAGACTTTAGACACTGCAGTTTTCCACAGTGGACATTAA